The DNA window aaagaggttaatagtcctcgggggtgcgaaactattgtaagaggtttggaaataccttggtgaaaatttcccggttgtaagggttagtcaagcccgttaacttggctcgatattggaactcaaagctaggtccatagctttgaagaccaaggacgtaggtggcatagttctaccgaaccttgtaaaaatcgagagtttgcattttctaatccttaaactctttactttacaagtttaattatttgtcttaatatattgcttgccatactacttgcttttacttgattaattgactaattgcataattttgtgttaaaagttttaattttccgaaattagtttaaatttccaattcacccccccctcttggaaacatatcttgggttAACACCTTTGACACTAAAAAAGGCAAGAGATACATCAATGATGCACTCTTCGTACCCAACTTGATCAGAACCAACTTAGCGTAGGTCAAATGATTGAGAAAGGGTACTCCTTTGCATTTTGAAGGAAATTCTCGCAAAACATGGCCAAAACTAGATAAAAAATGCaaggaaaatcaaaaaaattatgcTAAGAAATAACAGTAGAAAGGACCTAATTCTGCCTCAGATGTAATACGAACAAAATCAATTGATGCTCTGATTGGTATAGCTCAATTGGAACtgtcagaggaagaagatgaacCAAATGCAGCTCAGACTGGGAAAAGGGGGTCTGAATTGCAACCTGAGCTTCAGGACTTGTTTAAACCTCCATTGTCTCCTACTTCTTCTCTGAATGAGATCAAGAGAGTTGATGATGCTCGATAGGAGTTTCTACAGTTCATTCGAGCCAACGAGCAATGTAACAGTACACTTGCTCAAGGTAAGTCCCCAATTCCTCATGTTCTCAAATTTGGATCCATTGTGAGGAACTTAGAACAACCGTTTAAGCAATCAGCAAAGCCTAGTAAGGTTAAGATCACCTTGGATGATATTGAAGGTGAAATCAACTATTGGAAACCTTCCATTATGTGCTACGTACTGGGTTCAAACCCTCCACTTCACATATTGGAAGGTTTTGCAAACAATGTATGGAAAGATAAAATTGACAAGGTGAAAATGCTAACTTATGGTATCTTTATCATAAGATTCAACTCCATTGAAAATAGAGACCGAGTTCTAAATGGGGGATACATTTTCTTCAATAGACGGCCTGTGATTATCAAACCTTGGGATCCAAACACGATTTTCAGAAAGAAGATATTAAGCTCGTTCCTATCTGGATATAACTTGAGGATCTTGACCTTAAGTATTGGGGTCAAAAATCCTTTTTCAAGATTGTAAGTCAGTTAGGGAACCCTATAATGGTTGATAATGTTACTAAGGAAAGGGAACGATTGAATTTTCCAAGGGTATTGATCGAAGTAATGATGAACTAGGACAATCCTGATTTATTGGAGTTTGAAGATGAATTCGGTATGAAAACACATGTTGGTGTCAAGTATGAATGGAAGCATTTAGTTTGCTCTCATTGCTCTGGTATGGGGCATATAACAGTCGACTGTAAGAAGATTTCAAAAGGCAAGCAGGAATGGGTGGTCAAAGAAGATAACAGGAAAGTGAAGCCTATAGTTGATGATGAGGGCTTTTAAGTAGTCAGCAAGGAGAAAAAGATTAAAGAACAGGGCCAGACATCTAAAACTAAAATTGAGAATGGATTTCAGGTGCTAACTGAAATAGATGAAGAATTTAAGGATGATGTAATGCAGACTATGGTGGGGAACATGATAACACAAGAGAGGGGGGAGGACCCTCTGTTGGTTATGGATAAATTCCTAGTCTTGAATGTCCGAAGAGCCAACAACAAGAAAAAATAGCAACTCATTAGACAATTTATCAGATCACATGATGCTGGTTTTGTTGGGCTTCTCGAGACTAGGGCCAAGGTTCAGAAACTTGGAACCTTGTACCTCAATGTGTTTAATGGGTGGTGCTTCTCGACAAATATAGCCTGGCACCAAGGAGGAAAGATTGTCATAGCTTGGAATCCCTTAAGATTTATTTTAGATATTATCAAAAGCACTAGTCAATTAATGCACTTGAAAATATCTGTAATAGATGGAAATTATAGCAACTTTCTCACATTAGTTTATCAAGCTAATGATAGTAATAGCAGAATGGTGCTATGGGAAGATCTATGTTCATTGGCAACAAATGAAAAGTGGCTAATCATGAGTGACTTTAAAGCCATATTAGCTAAAGAAGAGAGAGTTGGCCATTGGGTGAATTATCATATGGATTCTGATTTCATAAGATGTATGCAACAATGTCAACTTGAAGATGTAAAGGCAACTGACTGTTTTTATACTTGCTCCGATAAACAACAAGGGAAGGATAGGATCTTTTCCAAAAGAAATAGGATATTGGCAAATCAACATTTGTTTGACCACTATCCTAATGCTGAGGAACTTTTCATAAATGAAGGTATCTTTGATCATACCCCTGGCATTCTATCCTTATATCCTAGGTGGACTAGTGGGAAAAAGCATTTCAAATACTTCAGGATGTTGAATACACATCTTGAATATTCTGCAAAGGTTTTGAAGTTTAGAATCAAGAATTCAGAGGAGCTAGAATGTATCAACTAGTCAGCAAGTTGAAGGCCCTAAAACCAGGTATGAAAGCAATTAACAGGCAGGGTTTTTCTGATATACAAGTTGTGTTTTCATAGGCCAAAGTAGAGCTAGATGAAATCCAAGACAAGATTCAACTTGACCCCAATAATCCTGATCTGCATAGTGCAGAAGTGGCTGCAAGGGAAAAGCTGATTGCTGCTCACAAAAACTACAACTTTTTCCTTGAACAAAGGCTAAAGCTTTATGGATTCAAAATGGTGATTGTAATTCTGCCCTCTTCCATGCCAGCAACAAGCAGAGAACAAGACAAAATCAAATCTTTTCAATTGAAAGATGGAATAAGAGTGATTGAACCTGCACAGGAAGCAAATGCTTTCATTTCATATTATAAATCTCAGTTTGGATCCAAGATGGCAGATAGGAGGAGGGTTTCCAGCAAGGTGATTATGAGGGGAACTGTTCTGAATGATTGACAGGCTACATTATTGACAAAGGAATTTAGCAAGGAAGATGTGAAGAAGGCTTTACTTGAGATCCCTGGGAACAAAACCCCAGGTCCAGATGGGTATTCTAGTTTCTTTTTTCAAGCCAACAGGGATCTAGTAGGGGAAGATTTATTCAGAGCGGTGACTTTTTTCTGGAATCAGGGAAGATACTCAAGGAAATCAACACAGATGTGCTGACAATGGTGCCCAATATCAAATACCTTAACATTGTCAAGGATTTTAGACCAATAGCATGTTGTAATGTTGTGTACAAGATCGCAACTAAGCTTTTGTGTTATAGGATCAAGCTCATATT is part of the Cannabis sativa cultivar Pink pepper isolate KNU-18-1 chromosome 5, ASM2916894v1, whole genome shotgun sequence genome and encodes:
- the LOC115717681 gene encoding uncharacterized protein LOC115717681, which translates into the protein MVLWEDLCSLATNEKWLIMSDFKAILAKEERVGHWVNYHMDSDFIRCMQQCQLEDVKATDCFYTCSDKQQGKDRIFSKRNRILANQHLFDHYPNAEELFINEGIFDHTPGILSLYPRWTSGKKHFKYFRMLNTHLEYSAKAKVELDEIQDKIQLDPNNPDLHSAEVAAREKLIAAHKNYNFFLEQRLKLYGFKMVIVILPSSMPATSREQDKIKSFQLKDGIRVIEPAQEANAFISYYKSQFGSKMADRRRATLLTKEFSKEDVKKALLEIPGNKTPGPDGYSSFFFQANRDLVGEDLFRAVTFFWNQGRYSRKSTQMC